Proteins encoded in a region of the Populus alba chromosome 13, ASM523922v2, whole genome shotgun sequence genome:
- the LOC118036425 gene encoding uncharacterized protein: protein MDLEEWELLPHDGFIDYHEDGEKKTLGASKRSSPRRPKSLVNMNYFVCPSSPPKDSRLVPNQLVPVPIQLEPTTTAGKDVPEGHVISKKEVISVVPIDLGATVPSVIMPEVKDADQDSVSQVFFKKMKENEFVDMKLDSPKSSSSKGGFVPPQIDAGATFNFEDQSDHQGYKGDRELDATNISSPRIKSTGKESGSKGEVRWEENGGGLNLWKLSLTGIGAVCSFGVAAATICIFIFGSHQRNKQQQQNQKPSFQIYTDDKRIEEVVHHATKLNGAISVARGAPIARAHITYGGYHGGI, encoded by the exons ATGGATCTTGAAGAGTGGGAGCTACTACCCCATGATGGGTTCATTGATTACCATGAAGATGGTGAAAAAAAGACTTTAGGGGCAAGCAAACGTAGTAGTCCTCGTCGTCCCAAGAGCTTGGTCAACATGAACTACTTCGTGTGCCCATCTTCACCACCGAAAGATTCTAGGCTGGTTCCTAATCAACTTGTCCCGGTTCCAATTCAGTTGGAGCCAACAACAACAGCTGGCAAGGATGTCCCAGAAGGTCATGTGATCTCAAAAAAAGAAGTGATCTCCGTGGTACCTATTGACCTAGGTGCTACGGTTCCTTCTGTGATCATGCCAGAAGTCAAAGATGCTGATCAAGACTCAGTTTCTCAAGTTTTCTTcaagaaaatgaaggaaaacGAATTTGTCGACATGAAATTGGACTCTCCAAAGTCCTCTAGCAGTAAGGGTGGCTTTGTGCCTCCTCAAATTGATGCTGGCGCTACTTTTAACTTTGAAGACCAAAGTGATCATCAGGGCTATAAAGGTGATCGGGAATTGGATGCCACCAACATTAGTTCTCCAAGGATCAAGAGCACCGGAAAAGAAAGTGGTTCAAAAGGGGAGGTGAGGTGGGAGGAGAATGGTGGTGGCTTGAATTTATGGAAGTTGAGCTTAACTGGGATTGGTGCTGTTTGCTCTTTTGGTGTTGCTGCTGCTACCATCTGTATTTTCATCTTTGGGAGCCACCAAAGAAACAAGCAGCAACAACAGAACCAAAAGCCGAGCTTCCAGATTTACACAGATGACAAG AGGATTGAGGAAGTGGTTCACCATGCAACAAAATTGAATGGAGCAATTTCAGTAGCAAGAGGAGCACCTATTGCTAGAGCTCACATTACCTACGGTGGTTACCATGGTGGTATCTGA
- the LOC118036427 gene encoding 5'-adenylylsulfate reductase-like 5 produces the protein MALLSILFLLSIGGASSASTLSICPDESALFLYDIQSQCPVSISPNPPLQVDGDFLDRALTSKQRNAYTSVLFYASWCPFSCSMLPKFEILSSMFPQIEHLAVEQSSALPSVFSRYGIHSLPSILIVNQRSKVLYRGPKNLQSLAQFYKKTTGLEPVQLLTKDDSSSTEGHEKSILQPWNGPSSEEIIKREPYLALATLFLCLRVLLYASPKALSHLKAFYVSYIPHFNLEIFGETSQFFGRILHMIDVRRIWTKLRLFKTRNFHERAKNCRVWASSLASVSLGESSSSTRSQS, from the exons ATGGCTCTGCTTTCTATTCTCTTCTTGCTCTCTATTGGTGGGGCTTCTTCGGCATCAACCTTGTCTATTTGTCCTGATGAATCAGCTTTGTTTCTTTATGATATTCAATCTCAATGTCCTGTTTCGATCTCTCCAAATCCTCCTCTTCAG GTGGATGGGGATTTCCTGGACAGAGCCTTAACTTCAAAACAGAGGAATGCTTATACTTCCGTACTCTTTTATGCTTCATGGTGTCCTTTCTCATGCAGTATGCTTccaaaatttgaaattcttaGTTCCATGTTCCCTCAAATCGAACATTTGGCTGTTGAACAATCTTCAGCTCTACCAAG TGTATTTTCAAGATACGGAATCCACAGCCTGCCTTCAATATTAATAGTCAACCAGAGATCAAAAGTGCTGTATAGAGGGCCAAAGAACCTTCAATCTCTTGCTCAGTTTTATAAGAAAACAACAG GACTTGAACCAGTTCAACTTCTTACCAAAGATGACTCTTCTAGTACAGAGGGTCATGAAAAATCCATCTTGCAGCCATGGAATGGACCATCGTCGGAAGAGATAATAAAAAGGGAACCCTACTTAGCACTTGCTACATTGTTTCTCTGTTTGAGGGTGCTGCTATATGCATCTCCAAAAGCGTTGTCGCATCTCAAGGCTTTCTATGTCTCTTATATACCACATTTCAACTTGGAAATATTTGGAGAGACTAGCCAATTTTTTGGGCGTATCCTTCATATGATTGATGTGAGGAGGATCTGGACTAAGCTGAGATTATTCAAGACCAGGAATTTCCATGAACGTGCAAAAAATTGCCGGGTTTGGGCGTCTTCGCTGGCTTCTGTTTCTTTGGGTGAATCTTCTTCATCAACTAGGTCACAGTCCTGA
- the LOC118036423 gene encoding arabinogalactan protein 13-like — protein MEALKMRVFLAIVAVLMAVSAVQNVAAADAPAPSPTSDATTFVPAVLASLVALAFGQLLF, from the coding sequence ATGGAGGCATTGAAGATGAGAGTGTTTTTGGCTATCGTGGCTGTGCTCATGGCTGTTTCAGCCGTCCAAAATGTAGCAGCAGCGGATGCCCCAGCACCTAGCCCTACCTCCGATGCCACCACTTTTGTGCCGGCTGTTCTTGCTTCTCTCGTTGCTCTTGCATTTGGGCAGCTGCTTTTCTAA
- the LOC118036422 gene encoding uncharacterized protein encodes MILPLDMEKEERNQRATCKGLEPEFFLQWGNKKRLRCVRVRDPRIISQRSDGVFRRKTSSRIDRFVVSSTTTEKDTYLPQSNRLTRNSEAAILRSSVTENRKSSSPEKEDRCYTTRGSGILDENGKVSLDGNNGDDKGHVWPKLFITLSSKEKEEDFMAMKGCKLPQRPKKRAKIIQRSLLLVSPGAWLTDMCQERYEVREKKSSTSKKRPRGLKAMGSMESDSE; translated from the exons ATGATATTACCTCTTG ACatggagaaagaagagagaaaccaGAGAGCTACTTGTAAAGGTTTAGAACCAGAGTTTTTCTTGCAGTGGGGAAATAAAAAGAGGCTTAGATGTGTTAGAGTTAGAGACCCTCGAATCATTTCTCAGAGATCTGATGGTGTTTTTCGCAGGAAAACCTCTTCTAGGATTGATAGATTTGTTGTCTCTTCTACTACTACAGAGAAAGACACTTATCTTCCTCAATCTAATCGCCTCACAAG GAATTCTGAAGCAGCGATACTTAGGTCCAGTGTGACTGAGAACCGGAAATCATCTTCACCGGAGAAGGAGGACCGGTGCTATACTACAAGAGGGTCAGGGATTCTGGATGAGAATGGCAAGGTTTCATTGGATGGTAACAATGGAGATGATAAAGGACATGTTTGGCCAAAACTATTCATTACTTTGTCAAGCaaagagaaagaggaagatTTTATGGCTATGAAAGGGTGTAAGCTTCCTCAAAGGCCTAAAAAGAGAGCCAAAATTATACAAAGAAGTTTACTT TTGGTAAGCCCCGGGGCATGGTTGACTGATATGTGCCAGGAGAGGTATGAagtgagagagaagaagagttctACTTCTAAGAAG AGACCAAGAGGATTGAAGGCCATGGGCAGCATGGAAAGTGATTCAGAATAA